One window of Desulfobaculum bizertense DSM 18034 genomic DNA carries:
- a CDS encoding DNA internalization-related competence protein ComEC/Rec2 — protein MAEAGQRARVELGRGIPGLLPWQNCFCAALAGMWGFRFPCMGLVLLLVLLFFCRYPQKLRGRACVLPLFFVLGFVFMAFSARVPSLDAPSWMRERKNVDLTGRVVEVQGRPDRILRVFLADARCRLKDGTVKEVPGLFLWNWKNPELRPAIGAQVSVRLRVRPCRGYLNPGGWDTRWYWSLQNVFWRGWSRGTRGHPQIGAAADSVRDRIMEKLRGTDETVSQGRAVLLALLTGNRLSITPDTLGLVRKASLSHALALSGMHLGFAAGIGVLLALCLGRLNVWIFLKIPRQKLAVLLAMPFVAGYMVLGGLTPSLLRAGVMFFSWGVLLLLNRSRVVFDGIFLALLLILLCSPGSLYDIRLQLSVCAVAGIAIFTPLLWKAVQGALSLGRRRRAKGKTTGGASNQRRSLWKLGRDGALGILLMSLSANLVLLPLIAASFGTQAAAFYLNLFCLPFLGFFVIPVGFAGLGLSFLPGPCAPLGLWILRCVAGSLDAALAGLRQLDQWGLLPEWLVLRPSWVEVLGYGLAVLACAYVLGRHRKRALQAACCALVCLVEPALWLHVQDHHRPELRLWLYDLGQSQGACVECPDGRRFLIDGGGGMPGFNLGEVVLAPILTQGRQPRLDAAFLSHADTDHYRGFEYLVQHFGIGAFFCNGVWTERREPQKLRHSILEQGIPLHVVRRGESVKLGPAVRLDVLHPRDVQGLSKNDGSLVLRLVWHGRGLALVPGDIEQKGISELLEGSENLRADVLVVPHHGSKSSVSVPLYVRVQPEVAFAAAGFMNFRFYPHYGVRRALGLLQIPLYQSGEHGALCARWRCEHGEVKFLGVATEEKKARRAIHVQRMVQYILGCRKEKRY, from the coding sequence ATGGCAGAAGCTGGGCAGAGAGCGCGGGTTGAGCTGGGCCGGGGAATTCCGGGCCTGCTTCCGTGGCAGAACTGTTTTTGTGCTGCACTGGCCGGTATGTGGGGATTTCGTTTCCCCTGCATGGGGCTTGTGCTTTTGCTGGTGCTGCTGTTTTTTTGTCGATATCCACAAAAACTGAGGGGGAGGGCCTGTGTCCTGCCCCTTTTTTTTGTGCTGGGTTTTGTGTTTATGGCATTTTCTGCGCGGGTGCCGAGCCTTGATGCTCCGAGCTGGATGCGTGAACGAAAGAATGTGGACCTGACCGGGCGTGTTGTGGAGGTGCAGGGGAGGCCGGACAGGATTCTGCGGGTGTTTTTGGCAGATGCGCGGTGCCGCTTAAAAGATGGCACGGTGAAAGAGGTTCCCGGGCTCTTTTTGTGGAACTGGAAAAATCCGGAGCTTCGGCCTGCCATTGGAGCGCAGGTCTCGGTACGGCTGCGGGTTCGGCCATGTCGGGGCTATCTGAACCCCGGCGGCTGGGATACGCGCTGGTACTGGTCCCTGCAAAATGTGTTTTGGCGTGGCTGGTCGCGTGGCACGCGGGGGCATCCACAAATTGGCGCAGCTGCTGACAGCGTGCGGGACCGCATCATGGAAAAGCTGCGGGGGACGGATGAGACTGTATCGCAGGGGCGGGCTGTGCTCCTTGCTCTGCTTACGGGAAATCGGCTCTCCATAACGCCTGATACCCTTGGGCTGGTGCGCAAGGCTTCGCTGTCACATGCCTTGGCACTGTCTGGAATGCATCTTGGCTTTGCGGCAGGAATTGGCGTGCTGCTTGCGCTGTGCCTTGGGCGGCTGAATGTGTGGATCTTTTTGAAAATTCCCCGGCAAAAGCTGGCCGTCCTGTTGGCAATGCCCTTCGTTGCTGGATACATGGTGCTTGGAGGTCTCACTCCAAGTCTGCTTCGGGCTGGCGTCATGTTTTTTTCGTGGGGCGTGCTGCTTCTTTTGAACAGGTCGCGAGTGGTCTTTGACGGAATTTTCTTGGCACTTTTGCTTATTCTGCTGTGCTCACCGGGGAGTTTGTATGACATTCGACTTCAGCTCTCAGTGTGCGCGGTGGCTGGAATTGCGATTTTTACGCCGCTCTTGTGGAAGGCAGTGCAGGGCGCGCTGTCCTTGGGGCGGCGGCGAAGAGCGAAGGGGAAGACGACGGGTGGTGCCTCGAATCAGCGTCGCTCACTGTGGAAACTTGGGCGTGATGGAGCGCTGGGCATTCTGCTGATGAGTCTTTCTGCAAATCTTGTTTTGCTTCCACTTATTGCGGCTAGCTTTGGGACACAGGCAGCGGCTTTTTATCTCAATCTGTTTTGTCTGCCGTTTTTGGGATTCTTTGTTATTCCTGTGGGGTTTGCGGGGCTAGGGTTGAGCTTTTTGCCGGGACCATGCGCTCCGCTTGGGCTGTGGATTCTGCGGTGTGTTGCTGGCTCGCTCGACGCCGCCCTTGCCGGGCTGAGGCAACTGGACCAGTGGGGGCTTTTGCCGGAATGGCTAGTGCTGCGGCCCAGCTGGGTGGAGGTCCTTGGCTATGGGCTGGCTGTGCTGGCCTGCGCGTACGTGCTTGGTCGCCACAGGAAACGCGCGTTGCAGGCTGCATGCTGCGCTCTTGTGTGCCTTGTGGAACCTGCGCTGTGGCTCCATGTTCAGGATCATCATCGGCCAGAGCTGCGACTGTGGCTTTATGATCTTGGCCAAAGTCAGGGGGCCTGTGTGGAATGCCCTGATGGACGGCGTTTTTTGATTGATGGCGGCGGAGGAATGCCGGGGTTCAATCTTGGGGAAGTTGTGCTTGCTCCCATTTTGACGCAGGGGCGGCAGCCAAGGCTTGACGCTGCATTTTTATCTCATGCCGACACGGATCACTACCGAGGTTTTGAGTATTTGGTGCAACACTTTGGTATTGGAGCATTTTTCTGTAATGGGGTCTGGACTGAGCGCCGTGAACCGCAGAAGCTGCGCCACAGCATTCTTGAGCAGGGTATTCCGCTGCATGTGGTGCGGCGGGGAGAGAGCGTGAAGCTCGGTCCTGCGGTGCGCCTTGATGTTTTGCATCCCCGTGATGTGCAGGGCCTGTCCAAGAATGATGGGTCGCTGGTGTTGCGCCTTGTCTGGCATGGCCGGGGACTGGCGCTTGTGCCCGGAGACATTGAACAGAAAGGGATTTCGGAGCTTTTGGAAGGTTCGGAGAATCTGCGGGCAGATGTCCTCGTGGTGCCCCATCATGGCAGTAAAAGCAGTGTGTCGGTACCTCTGTATGTGCGGGTGCAGCCCGAAGTGGCTTTCGCTGCTGCCGGGTTTATGAATTTCCGCTTTTATCCGCACTACGGCGTTCGACGAGCTTTGGGGCTGCTTCAAATTCCTTTGTATCAGTCCGGGGAACATGGCGCGCTGTGTGCTCGCTGGCGATGTGAGCATGGTGAAGTGAAGTTTCTCGGGGTAGCGACCGAAGAAAAAAAGGCTCGGCGGGCCATACATGTGCAGAGGATGGTGCAGTATATTTTAGGGTGCAGAAAAGAAAAAAGGTATTGA
- the wbaP gene encoding undecaprenyl-phosphate galactose phosphotransferase WbaP yields the protein MFSRMSLCFACADLLALYFGMGTSVLVRYAWGGEFQLAFYAQLWPLAFLFIGAFAVSGLYPGVLLARHLELKRQILSAVLVFFTLFSMLFFTRTSESFSRLALLGGLMLSCVLLPLFREIVRSRFGGCSWWGIPAVVVGPKKATKRVMQRFIKGDVSGFRVLKTIDTTGLDEMETLAQLARYESVSPNPIVIYVPSHQALDDSDLVYQLENNFRRVLFVPPSSFQSLNLSVHGVGGVQFMQSHTKCLDPVRIKIKRWIDLGCIVLSLPVLLPVLALIACAIFFEDRGCVFFTQARIGKGGNEFRVWKFRTMVVDAGEVLCQYLECHPECEQEWKENQKLKDDPRITKVGRLLRKTSLDELPQLWNVLKGEMSLVGPRPIVQDEIVKYGEAFSLYTRTLPGLTGLWQVSGRSDTSYEERVRLDMYYTRSWSIWLDIYIFIRTVRVVLNCKGAY from the coding sequence GTGTTTTCTCGAATGTCGCTGTGTTTTGCCTGTGCCGACCTGCTCGCGCTGTATTTTGGAATGGGAACAAGTGTTCTTGTGCGATATGCTTGGGGCGGTGAGTTTCAGCTCGCTTTTTATGCGCAGCTGTGGCCTCTGGCGTTTTTGTTTATTGGTGCTTTTGCTGTGAGTGGGTTGTACCCCGGTGTTTTGCTTGCTCGGCACCTTGAACTCAAGCGCCAGATTCTTTCGGCAGTCCTTGTGTTTTTTACCCTGTTTTCCATGCTGTTTTTTACCCGAACGAGTGAAAGCTTCTCCCGTCTGGCCCTGCTGGGAGGACTGATGCTGAGCTGTGTGCTTTTGCCTCTTTTTCGGGAAATTGTTCGTTCCCGATTTGGCGGCTGCTCGTGGTGGGGGATCCCTGCTGTTGTCGTGGGGCCTAAAAAGGCGACGAAGCGAGTTATGCAACGCTTTATCAAGGGGGATGTGTCTGGTTTTCGTGTTTTGAAGACGATTGATACGACTGGACTGGATGAAATGGAGACGCTGGCGCAGCTTGCCCGGTATGAATCGGTGTCTCCTAATCCCATTGTGATCTATGTCCCTTCTCATCAGGCTTTGGATGATTCGGATCTTGTGTATCAGTTGGAAAATAATTTTCGGCGGGTACTGTTTGTGCCTCCCTCATCTTTCCAGTCTTTGAATTTGAGCGTGCATGGTGTCGGAGGCGTGCAGTTTATGCAGTCACACACCAAGTGTCTTGACCCTGTGCGCATCAAAATTAAGCGTTGGATTGACCTTGGATGTATCGTGCTTTCTTTGCCTGTGTTGCTCCCTGTGCTCGCGCTGATTGCCTGTGCGATCTTTTTTGAGGACAGGGGGTGTGTGTTTTTTACACAGGCTCGCATAGGAAAGGGAGGCAATGAGTTTCGGGTCTGGAAGTTTCGGACAATGGTCGTCGATGCTGGCGAAGTCTTGTGTCAGTATCTGGAGTGTCATCCTGAATGTGAGCAGGAATGGAAGGAAAATCAAAAGCTCAAGGATGACCCGCGTATTACAAAGGTGGGGCGTTTGTTGCGAAAGACCAGCCTTGATGAGCTTCCCCAGCTTTGGAATGTGCTCAAGGGAGAAATGAGTCTTGTGGGGCCCCGTCCCATTGTTCAGGATGAAATCGTCAAGTACGGCGAAGCGTTTTCATTGTACACCCGGACGCTTCCCGGGCTGACAGGCTTGTGGCAGGTCTCTGGCCGAAGCGATACGAGCTATGAGGAGCGGGTGCGGTTGGATATGTATTACACCCGAAGCTGGTCCATCTGGCTCGACATTTATATTTTTATCAGAACCGTGCGCGTAGTCCTAAACTGTAAGGGCGCGTATTAA
- a CDS encoding proline dehydrogenase family protein, giving the protein MSSDLEQRIVDRGKMFFEAIGGETPSVFNRSWWTGKVLDWSMKDEDFKVQLFRFVDVLPCLYTPESLSEHMADYFQSSSGDVPAVMKFGLKSAGVVGKLSNGLVAKGISKNIERMGRQFIIGQNAKEALKNLIKLRKEGFAFVINILGEATVSESEAEWQLREHMQLLDDLNEMQKKFSPLGKSSNGLDWGTEPMVSIAVKPTAFFSQARARDPEGAVEGMFQRLAPIYRKVIEIGGSMCIDMEALDHKEMTIELFKRLRSYEEFRDYKHLSLVFQCYLRETLDDIKDMVSWARKSELPIELRLVKGAYWDQETVQARQQGWDIPTYTIKADTDAAYERNARYVLENHDIVRLSCASHNIRTISAIMETAHQLNVPEERYEFQVLYGMGEPVRRGLKAVAGRVRLYCPYGDLIPGMAYLVRRLLENTSNDSFLRQGFVDGEAVEELLRSPIKKADEEREAKPAEKPVPLGELGPFRNEPMIDFAKPEGRKEFPEAIARIRKDLGKTYPLFINGKDVSTSEMLDSYNPSNDKEVIGKICQAGKEEVDQAVQAARKAFKVWGRTPYEERVGYLQKAAAKMRERIFDLASLQVLEIGKQWDQAYADVTEAIDFLEYYSREMLRLGKPRRMGRAPGEMNCATYRPKGVAAVIAPWNFPLAISTGMVSASLVTGNCVVYKPSRLSSVVGHGLVDIFREVGLPEGVFNYVPGPSSVMGDHLVGHPDVNLIAFTGSMGVGQRIIEVASKPRPDQHFCKKVVAEMGGKNACIVDDDAELDEALHHVIYSAFAFQGQKCSACSRVIVLDSVYDKFVERLVEAARSMPLGPSEKPEFSMGPVIDREAQKKVQHWAEVAEKEGNVLVNRLPESKDADLEAGCYAPLVVVDGITPDKSIAQEEIFGPVLSVMRAKDFDQAIEWLNSTRFALTAGVFSRSPRHLERVNTDIEAGNIYVNRNCTGALVERQPFGGFKMSGIGAKAGGPDYLIQFMDPQIVTENTVRRGFTPIEADDDWI; this is encoded by the coding sequence ATGTCGTCAGATCTCGAACAACGAATCGTTGATCGCGGAAAGATGTTCTTTGAGGCCATTGGCGGTGAAACGCCTTCGGTATTCAACAGGAGCTGGTGGACCGGTAAGGTTCTGGACTGGAGTATGAAAGACGAAGATTTCAAGGTCCAGCTCTTCCGATTCGTTGATGTTCTTCCCTGCCTCTACACCCCTGAGTCTCTTTCTGAGCACATGGCGGACTATTTCCAGAGTTCTTCTGGTGATGTCCCTGCAGTCATGAAGTTTGGACTCAAAAGCGCTGGCGTTGTCGGCAAGCTGAGCAATGGGCTTGTCGCAAAGGGTATTTCGAAAAATATTGAACGCATGGGTCGTCAGTTTATCATCGGCCAAAATGCCAAGGAAGCATTGAAAAACCTGATCAAGCTCCGTAAAGAAGGTTTCGCCTTTGTTATCAATATCCTCGGCGAAGCAACCGTGAGTGAATCCGAGGCAGAGTGGCAGCTTCGCGAACACATGCAGCTGCTTGATGACCTCAATGAAATGCAGAAGAAATTTAGTCCGCTTGGAAAATCAAGTAATGGTCTGGACTGGGGCACTGAGCCGATGGTCAGCATTGCAGTCAAGCCAACGGCATTTTTCTCTCAGGCCCGCGCCCGCGACCCCGAAGGTGCAGTCGAAGGCATGTTCCAGCGCCTCGCTCCTATCTATCGCAAGGTTATCGAGATTGGTGGTTCCATGTGCATCGACATGGAAGCTCTGGATCACAAGGAAATGACTATCGAGCTGTTCAAGCGGCTGAGAAGTTATGAAGAATTCCGTGACTACAAGCACCTGAGCCTCGTCTTCCAGTGTTACCTCCGCGAAACTCTGGACGATATCAAGGATATGGTCTCGTGGGCACGCAAGAGCGAGCTTCCTATCGAACTCCGTCTGGTGAAAGGCGCATACTGGGATCAGGAAACTGTTCAGGCCCGCCAGCAGGGCTGGGATATTCCGACCTACACTATCAAGGCAGACACCGATGCCGCGTATGAACGCAATGCCCGGTATGTCTTGGAAAATCATGACATCGTGCGCCTGAGCTGTGCTTCGCACAACATCCGCACTATTTCCGCAATTATGGAGACCGCGCACCAGTTGAACGTTCCTGAGGAACGCTATGAATTTCAGGTACTCTACGGCATGGGCGAACCTGTCCGCCGTGGACTGAAAGCTGTTGCTGGCCGTGTCCGGCTCTACTGCCCGTACGGCGATTTGATTCCGGGCATGGCGTATCTGGTTCGTCGTCTGCTGGAAAATACCAGTAACGACTCGTTCCTGCGCCAGGGATTTGTCGATGGTGAAGCCGTTGAAGAACTTTTGCGCAGCCCCATCAAGAAGGCTGACGAAGAACGCGAGGCCAAGCCTGCTGAAAAGCCAGTGCCTCTGGGTGAGCTTGGACCGTTCCGCAATGAGCCGATGATTGACTTTGCCAAGCCCGAGGGCCGCAAGGAATTTCCGGAAGCCATTGCCCGGATACGCAAGGACCTTGGCAAAACCTACCCGCTCTTTATTAATGGCAAAGACGTGAGCACCTCTGAGATGCTTGATTCCTACAACCCGTCGAACGACAAAGAAGTCATTGGCAAGATTTGTCAGGCAGGCAAGGAAGAAGTGGATCAGGCTGTTCAGGCCGCTCGCAAAGCATTTAAGGTATGGGGCCGGACTCCATACGAAGAACGCGTTGGCTACCTGCAAAAAGCTGCGGCCAAGATGCGTGAGCGCATCTTTGATCTGGCATCGCTACAGGTTCTGGAGATCGGCAAGCAGTGGGATCAGGCCTACGCTGACGTGACCGAGGCTATTGACTTCCTCGAATACTACAGCCGTGAAATGCTTCGCCTTGGCAAGCCCCGCCGCATGGGACGTGCTCCGGGTGAGATGAACTGCGCGACCTATCGCCCGAAGGGCGTTGCTGCTGTTATCGCACCGTGGAATTTCCCGCTGGCAATTTCCACAGGTATGGTGAGCGCTTCTCTGGTGACAGGCAACTGCGTTGTGTACAAGCCTTCGCGTCTGTCTTCAGTTGTTGGTCACGGTCTTGTTGATATCTTCCGCGAAGTTGGTCTTCCTGAGGGCGTGTTTAACTACGTGCCGGGTCCCAGCTCCGTCATGGGCGATCATCTTGTTGGGCATCCTGATGTGAATCTGATTGCCTTTACAGGCTCGATGGGGGTTGGACAGCGAATCATTGAAGTCGCATCCAAGCCACGTCCTGACCAGCATTTCTGCAAGAAGGTTGTCGCAGAAATGGGTGGCAAGAATGCCTGTATCGTTGATGATGACGCTGAACTTGATGAAGCCCTGCATCACGTGATTTATTCTGCCTTTGCATTCCAGGGGCAGAAGTGCTCGGCATGTTCGCGCGTTATCGTTCTCGATTCCGTGTACGACAAGTTTGTTGAGCGTCTTGTTGAAGCTGCCCGCTCCATGCCGCTTGGCCCGTCCGAGAAGCCTGAATTCTCAATGGGACCAGTGATTGACCGCGAGGCGCAGAAGAAAGTGCAGCACTGGGCTGAAGTTGCAGAGAAAGAAGGGAATGTCCTTGTGAACCGTCTGCCTGAGTCCAAGGATGCTGATCTGGAAGCTGGCTGCTATGCACCTCTTGTCGTGGTTGACGGTATTACGCCAGACAAGAGCATTGCACAGGAAGAAATCTTTGGTCCGGTTCTCTCCGTGATGCGGGCCAAGGACTTTGATCAGGCTATTGAGTGGCTGAACAGTACCCGCTTTGCGTTGACTGCTGGTGTCTTTAGCCGCAGCCCGCGCCACCTTGAGCGTGTGAATACTGACATTGAAGCTGGTAACATCTACGTGAACAGAAACTGCACGGGCGCACTGGTTGAGCGCCAGCCGTTCGGCGGTTTCAAGATGTCTGGCATTGGTGCCAAGGCCGGTGGTCCTGATTACCTGATTCAGTTCATGGACCCGCAGATTGTGACGGAAAATACGGTTCGCCGTGGCTTCACGCCAATCGAAGCCGACGACGACTGGATTTAA
- the pspF gene encoding phage shock protein operon transcriptional activator: MRTASEQNMIGQSDSFLAFMEELSRAAKVNRPVLVVGERGTGKELAAQRLHFLSQRWQHPFLTLNCATLSPALADSELFGHETGAFTDARTRRLGRFERADSGTLFLDEIATLPLSIQEKLLRVVEYGEFDRVGGENAVSVDVRIIGATNTDLPHLAAKGEFRHDLLDRLSFEVLTIPPLRARQDDILVLAEHFALHMSLELGFDDLPRFQPSLREQLLRYDWPGNVRELKNAIERAVYLSEGQPIEHVPLNPFASPYRPLPKQTDRSAKRTEPLRHSAPESPHIPASAPFKSFSLPKAIEEMERSSLLNALEANQFHQKRAAAALGLSYNQFRTLYRKHKATLTPTAPHN; encoded by the coding sequence GTGCGCACAGCCTCAGAACAAAACATGATTGGCCAAAGCGACAGCTTCCTTGCCTTTATGGAAGAACTGTCCCGGGCTGCAAAGGTCAACCGCCCTGTTCTCGTGGTCGGCGAACGCGGCACAGGCAAAGAGCTTGCGGCACAACGCCTGCACTTTCTCTCTCAGCGCTGGCAGCATCCATTCCTCACACTCAACTGCGCAACCCTCTCTCCAGCTCTCGCAGACTCCGAACTCTTTGGACACGAAACAGGCGCATTCACCGATGCCCGAACCCGACGCCTTGGACGCTTTGAACGCGCCGATTCTGGCACGCTCTTTCTGGATGAAATCGCCACTCTGCCCCTTTCCATTCAGGAAAAACTTCTGCGGGTTGTGGAATATGGCGAATTTGACCGAGTGGGTGGAGAAAACGCCGTCAGCGTCGACGTTCGCATCATCGGCGCGACCAACACAGACCTTCCACACCTCGCCGCAAAAGGGGAATTCCGCCACGACCTGCTCGACCGACTCAGCTTTGAAGTCCTGACCATCCCCCCACTGCGGGCACGGCAGGATGATATTCTTGTCCTCGCCGAGCACTTTGCCCTGCACATGAGCCTTGAGCTTGGCTTTGACGACCTGCCCCGCTTTCAGCCCTCACTCCGGGAACAACTTCTGCGCTACGACTGGCCCGGAAACGTCCGCGAACTCAAAAACGCCATTGAGCGCGCCGTCTACCTCAGTGAAGGTCAGCCAATTGAGCACGTTCCGCTCAATCCCTTTGCCTCACCCTACCGGCCTCTCCCCAAGCAAACGGACCGCAGCGCGAAACGCACAGAACCCCTCCGGCACAGTGCGCCAGAAAGCCCCCACATTCCAGCTTCGGCCCCATTCAAATCATTTTCTTTGCCCAAAGCCATTGAAGAGATGGAGCGCTCAAGCCTGCTCAATGCTCTTGAGGCAAACCAGTTCCATCAAAAACGTGCCGCAGCAGCGCTTGGCCTCAGCTACAACCAGTTCCGCACACTGTATCGCAAACACAAAGCCACACTCACGCCAACAGCCCCACACAACTAA
- the pspA gene encoding phage shock protein PspA, whose product MGVFSRFKDIVSSNMNALLDRAEDPEKLIRLMVREMEETLVELKSSCAKSMADRKNLDREYAAVDADLHRWNDRAEMAVERGRDDLAREALQERNAFQHREETLKEEMDYLDTAIMQTREDITRLEEKLAGAREKQRLLVQRHVRASERTRTGRTLTKVDSSDVMLRFDKFENHIEQLEAEAELSAPSPQLRGAEGEFAQMEKEDSIEAELARMKAKRQQPADEENSGR is encoded by the coding sequence ATGGGTGTTTTTAGCCGATTTAAAGATATTGTTAGCTCGAATATGAACGCACTGCTTGACCGCGCAGAAGACCCGGAAAAGCTGATTCGTCTTATGGTTCGCGAAATGGAAGAGACCCTTGTTGAACTCAAGTCTTCGTGCGCCAAGTCTATGGCAGACCGGAAAAATCTGGACCGTGAGTATGCCGCTGTTGATGCGGATTTGCACCGCTGGAATGATCGTGCAGAAATGGCCGTTGAGCGTGGTCGCGATGACCTCGCCCGCGAAGCCTTGCAGGAGCGCAATGCTTTTCAGCATCGTGAAGAAACACTGAAAGAAGAAATGGACTACCTCGACACTGCCATTATGCAGACTCGTGAAGATATTACTCGACTGGAAGAAAAACTTGCCGGTGCACGAGAAAAGCAGCGGCTTTTGGTGCAGCGCCATGTTCGCGCCTCTGAGCGGACTCGTACTGGGCGCACTCTGACCAAGGTGGACAGCAGCGACGTGATGCTTCGTTTCGACAAGTTTGAAAACCACATTGAGCAGCTGGAAGCAGAAGCAGAACTTTCTGCCCCTTCCCCACAGCTTCGCGGCGCAGAAGGTGAGTTTGCCCAAATGGAAAAAGAGGATAGCATTGAGGCTGAACTTGCCCGGATGAAGGCCAAGCGCCAGCAGCCGGCTGATGAGGAAAACTCTGGGCGCTAA
- a CDS encoding PspC domain-containing protein has translation MNAHKGRGRGHWGTHRGRSSGGGPSSRRGSGGGFYVAPEPRRRGMYRARSAVFLGVCQGLANYFDISVFWLRLLVTLCILFTGLWPGVFLYFMAALLMRLEPVVPVQSPSEKEFYDSYSRSRGQAISRLKEKFDRLDKRIRRAEDIVTSSDYQWEQKFHQKKD, from the coding sequence ATGAACGCACATAAAGGACGTGGGCGTGGGCATTGGGGTACTCACCGGGGCAGAAGCTCTGGTGGCGGTCCCTCCTCTCGCCGTGGTTCGGGCGGTGGGTTTTATGTCGCTCCAGAACCGCGCCGTAGAGGAATGTATCGCGCTCGAAGCGCTGTGTTCCTTGGCGTTTGTCAGGGACTCGCAAATTATTTCGACATCTCTGTCTTTTGGCTGCGCCTTCTTGTGACGCTCTGCATTTTGTTCACAGGACTGTGGCCCGGCGTTTTTCTCTATTTTATGGCCGCACTGCTTATGCGGCTTGAGCCTGTTGTTCCTGTTCAGTCTCCTTCGGAAAAGGAATTTTATGATTCCTATTCCCGTTCGCGGGGGCAGGCAATTTCACGACTCAAAGAGAAATTTGACCGCTTGGATAAGCGAATTCGGAGAGCTGAGGACATTGTCACCTCCTCTGACTATCAGTGGGAACAAAAGTTCCATCAAAAAAAAGACTAA